The Chitinophaga caeni genome segment GCACAAATTGGCCATCACGGCCGCCAATTTGATCGCTCGATCCAGCTTTTGTACTACTGTATGACCCAGCTACCGTTCGCTATTAACTATGCGGCGTTCCACGGTTTTGTTGGCGGGGCTGAATAGATCATCCTTCGCTTTTGTCCTTGACCAGCTAAGGAATCCAAGTAAATTTAATGCTATTTTAGTTGGACAACAATGTCTAAATATAATAATAATCCCGTGTTTTCCAAAAGCCGAAAGCTGCCCAATGATATTCCCGGGCAGCTTTCGGAAATGTTTTAATTAGCGGGATTTACTTAATCGTATTTCGCTGTTTTATCCTCAATATAAACATCAGCATCGGCCTTCACTTGAACTTTTATATATACCAATAATTGGGAAGCGCCTGCTTCCAAGCAAACTTCCTGTGCTTTTTTTACAACTTCCATCAACTCGTCATAAGGCCCTTCCATCACGGTTTCGAATGGGCAAACACGGTACTTGTAACCGGAATTATGGATCACTGCAATAGCCTTGTCTACCGTTTCATACACTTTTTCGGAAGGAACTTGCGGCACGATCTGTAAGGCAATATTCACTTGATGTTTCATGATAATAATGTTTCTGTTTGGTTGGGCAAGTTAAGAATATTTGCTTCGGGGTATTATCCTTCGCTCCATTCGTTCGGCAATTCTCTTTGCTTAGGTTCTGATTTTTTCTTGATTTCAATCTCGTACAAGTCCGTGCGGCGGTCTTTTAGGTTCTGTACGCTCCCGAAGGCATGCAATTCTTTTAAGAGTACTAGATCCACATCGGCAATCACGATCATCTCGGTATTAGGTGTCGCATCTGCCTTGGTGCCGTTGACCGGGAATTGAAAATCGGAAGGTGTAAACACGGATGATTGCGCATATTGCAAGTCCATATTATTCACCTTGGGTAAATTACCGACGCATCCTGCAATGGCAACATAACATTCATTCTCAATGGCCCTTGCTTGCGCACAAAACCGTACCCTGTTGTAGCCGTTTTGAGTATCTGTCAGGAATGGTACAAACAAAATTTTCATGCCCTGGTGTGCCAGTATCCGCGACAATTCAGGAAATTCTACATCGTAACAAATCAATATGCCGATCTTGCCGCAGTCAGTATCAAACACTTTAATCTCATCACCGCCCTTCATTCCCCAGGCAGAAACTTCATTTGGTGTTAGGTGGATCTTTTTATAAAAGTCGAAGGTGCCGTCGCGCCTACATAGATAGGAAATATTGTATAACTGTTCATCGATCACGATAGGCATACTCCCGGTAATGATATTAACATTATATGATACGGCGAACTCGCTGAATTTTTGGCGGATGCTTTCCGTATAATTTGCCAATCCCCTCATCGCGCCGGCCTGGTCGAGTTGGTTAAACTCCATCATCAGCGGCGCATTGAACAATTCGGGGAATACGCAGAAATCGGATTCATAATCGCTCACGGCATCTACGAAATATTCGGCTTGTTTCATCAGCTCATCTACCCCCCGGTAAGTTCTCATTTGTAGTTGAACGAGGCCGATCCTCACGGTCGATTTATTCAGCCTGATGGTATCCCGATCATCTTCATAATAAATATTATACCATTGTAATAAAGTTGCGAAGCCATGTGAAGCTTCATCGCTCGGTAGATAGTTTCTCAAGATCTTTTTTACCGTGAAGTCATTCGATATCTGGAATGTTAAGGTCGGGTCATAGATCTCCTTGTAGCGGACTTTATCGATATATTCACGCGGTGTTAGCTTATCAGAATACTTGTCGTAATTGGGGATCCTGCCCCCGGCAACGATGCCCCTGAGATTCAATTGTTCGCATATCACTTTCCTCGCGTCATATAAACGTCTTGCCAATCGCATCCCCCTGTACTCGGGGTGCACGAAAACCTCGATCCCGTACAGTACGTTTCCTTTGGGGTTGTGCGTGCTGAAAGTATAATAACCTGTAATTTCTTCATATGTATGATCATCACCGAATTTATCATAGTCCACTATGATCGACAATGCGCAACCTACTACCTTTCCATTCACGGCAACCGCGATCTGCCCTTCCGGGAACAGTGAGATCAAGCGGCGGATGGTAGGCTCTCTCCAGTAGCTTCCTTGCATATCGCTGTAAGCGCTCAGCATGGATTCTTTCAAATCGAAATAATCTTCTGCTGTTAAATTCCTAATTTCAATTGTATCCGCCATATATAACTATTTTAATACATAGAATGTAACAATATTCGAGCCTAAAAGTTACAGAAATTGCTTTAAGTAATTGCTTTACATAAATTTAAGCTTTCCCTCATAA includes the following:
- a CDS encoding thiamine-binding protein encodes the protein MKHQVNIALQIVPQVPSEKVYETVDKAIAVIHNSGYKYRVCPFETVMEGPYDELMEVVKKAQEVCLEAGASQLLVYIKVQVKADADVYIEDKTAKYD
- a CDS encoding bifunctional GNAT family N-acetyltransferase/carbon-nitrogen hydrolase family protein, coding for MADTIEIRNLTAEDYFDLKESMLSAYSDMQGSYWREPTIRRLISLFPEGQIAVAVNGKVVGCALSIIVDYDKFGDDHTYEEITGYYTFSTHNPKGNVLYGIEVFVHPEYRGMRLARRLYDARKVICEQLNLRGIVAGGRIPNYDKYSDKLTPREYIDKVRYKEIYDPTLTFQISNDFTVKKILRNYLPSDEASHGFATLLQWYNIYYEDDRDTIRLNKSTVRIGLVQLQMRTYRGVDELMKQAEYFVDAVSDYESDFCVFPELFNAPLMMEFNQLDQAGAMRGLANYTESIRQKFSEFAVSYNVNIITGSMPIVIDEQLYNISYLCRRDGTFDFYKKIHLTPNEVSAWGMKGGDEIKVFDTDCGKIGILICYDVEFPELSRILAHQGMKILFVPFLTDTQNGYNRVRFCAQARAIENECYVAIAGCVGNLPKVNNMDLQYAQSSVFTPSDFQFPVNGTKADATPNTEMIVIADVDLVLLKELHAFGSVQNLKDRRTDLYEIEIKKKSEPKQRELPNEWSEG